Genomic window (Nitrospirales bacterium LBB_01):
ACTGTTGCCAAAAGTACGGCAGAGGCGGCAAGGGCAAGCGTGTTTGGGAGTTTTCTCAGTATCTCATCAAGCACATCTCGGTTTGAGTAGTAAGAGCGACCAAGATTACCTCTTATAACAAGACTTACATACCCTGTGTACTGAAAAATTATCGGCTTATCAACTCCCAAAGACGCTCGTATCCGCTCTAAATCCTCTGGTTTTGCGTGCTGTCCGACAAGCCCCTCGGCAGGGTCACCTGGCAGCATGTTTATTAGTAAAAAAGTGATAAGGGTTATCCCAAAAACCAACAAAACCACAACTGCTGTTTTTTTTATGATAAACCTAAGCATATCCCAGAGCCATCCTAAGAGTAATTATAGCATACTCGCTAAATCCGGCGTACTACCCCTAAATATATAATGGAGCCTCTAAAGTTTTCTCTTAAAGAACTAATTAAAGTGTTTGTGTTACAATATATCTGCTCATGTTTGTAGCTTGCTTATTTTGAAATTTTGGAGGAATTTGTTATGAAAAGGTTATTTTTCTTATTGTTTATATTTCTTATTATCACATTAAATGGATGCGGAGGAGGCCCCATAGCTGGGTCAACAACAACGACAACAACATCGGATGGCTCCTCGTCAACAACAACGACAACGGCGGCTTCTTCTGACAACTATACATGGACAGCTGAAACGACTGCTAGCAGCAGAAATTGGCACTCAATAGCGTCATCATCGGACGGAACCACACTTGTTGCAGCAGTTTACGGCGGATATATTTATACATCGTCAAATTCCGGTTCCTCATGGACAGTGCGAAGCGGCGGCGGGAGCAGAAATTGGTATGCTATAGCGTCATCATCTGACGGCACAAAGCTTGCAGCAACAGTGTATGGCGGATATATCTATACATCGACAGATTCCGGTTCCACATGGACGTCTCAAACAGGTGCCGGCAGCAGAAATTGGTATGCTATAGCGTCATCATCTGACGGCACTGCGCTTGCCGCTGTAGTTTATGGTGGATATATTTATACATCGACAGATTCCGGTTCCACATGGACGTCTCAAACCTCTGCTAGCAGCAGAAATTGGTATGCTATAGCGTCATCGTCTGACGGCACTGCACTTGCCGCTGTAGTTTATGGCGGATATATTTATACATCGACAGATTCCGGCTCCAAATGGACAGCTCAAACCTCTGGCGGCATCGATTATTGGAATTCTATAGCGTCATCATCAGACGGAACAGTGCTTGCTGCTACAGTTTATGGCGGATATATTTATATCTCGACAGATTCCGGCTCCACATGGACAGCTCAAACAAGTGTTGGCACTGGGAATTGGCATTCGATCGTATTATCATCAGATGGAACAGTGCTTGCAGCAGCAGTTTATGGTGGATATATTTATATCTCGACAGATTCCGGTTCCACATGGACAACCCAAACAAGCGCTGGCAGCAGAGACTGGTACTCAATTGCGTCGTCATCCGACGGGAAAAAACTCGCTGCTACGGTTTATGGCGGCTACATTTACATCGGTTCTTCAAACTGATACTACTGTTTAGTAAAATGTTGTGATAAAATTTACTGAGCTTAAGAGTCTCAATGGCTGCCAGGAAAAAACGATATGCTTAGCCAATAAAAGAACACCAAAGAAGCTATTCCAATTCCAAGGCTCCACGCTATAAGTTTTTTCTCTATTGAGGACAGCGGCTCATACTCCATCCTCTTTAACTCTTCTGAAAGTTTTGGTTCATCTGCCATATTTGAAAACCTCCTCTTAACCAGTAATTACTGGCGGTTTTACTCCATGGAAAAACAACCATGAAATGAAAAGCCCGACCCAGATTATAAACCCAAATAAACATACTACATACACCACTGCAAGTTTGCCTATCCCCTCTTCCCACAGTTTTTTGAAGTTTGACACAAGCCCAATTGTGAAAAACGTAAGAACAAAAAACATGACTCTGAATGTGTTACTCTCATCTGTGGCAAGTTTTGCGTTAGCAAGCACTCCCCTCTGCTCTTTAATGCTACCGTTTAATGCTTTTATTTTATCCTTTGACTGCCCTATTTGAGCTTTTATCGCTGATTCCACTGGTGTATCTTTAGCTGAAGCCACTTTCTTTTCCATCAAGGTGATTTCATCTTTCAAGTTTTTTATCTCCTTATCCACTGGTGCTATCGCCTTGGTGGATGGAAAACATATGGCTAAAAGCAGTATGAAAGTTACAACGTATCCGATAACGAACTTAGGGAATCTCTGCCAGATTTCTATTACTTTTACCTTTTCCCCTTCCTTACACTCTATCTTTGTGCACCAGACGATAGCCAAAACGAAGGCCCATACGCCGATAAACACATCTATAAACATCTTAACTGTTGTGCTGGTCATGGTAATCCAGCCCTCAGTGTACTTAATGCCTGTCATCTCCAGTGCTTTGGCGCGTATCAGAGCGTCGGTTATGGCTCCACTTGCCACGGCCCCTCCGTCTGTTTTAACCGCTAGCCCCATCCATGCTCCGGCAACAAGTGGCTCATTCCATAGAAATATCTGAGCTATAAACGGTAAAATTAGCATTTCAACTACGGCAAAAATCACAACAAGCGAGGACACCATAATTGGCACCACAGGACGTGCCCTGATGGCTCCTCCTACCGCTATAGCTGCCGATACTCCGCAGATTGATATGCCTGCGGCAAGGGGAGCCGCCCATTCGCTGCTAAATTTAAAGTACTTTCTTGCCACGTAATAAACCACCGCCCAATAGATTAGGTAGGCCTCAACAATGGCACAAAACCCCCTGAATAACACAGCCGAAGCTAACGTGAAAGACTCCGCCGCCTTAAGTCCCAGCAATGCACCCATTATTACGATAGCTGTTTTTATATATAGTTCGGGCTTTGCAGCATCTTTTAACAACTCCGATAACCCCGGAAAGAAATTGCCCACAATAAGACCAGCTATTAGAGCCACTATAAACCCTGCCTCACCAGTCAGACTCAAAGCCCAGCTTATCTTAAACCCAGCTAACTGGTTTTTAGTGGCCGCTATGTGAGCGTAATGCCCCGTAAACCAACACAGGTAACTTATCCAAAATATTACGGTAAACCCTACTGCAAACTTACCCACATTGATACGCATTAAACCTGCTCCGATTAGCATAACCGAAAGCATAGCCAGATAGGTGAAAAATAGAGAGGCAAAACCGCTAACACCCTTTTTTTCATAAGTGTCGCCGACTTTAAGAGCAGAAACATCCTCCTTTACAGTGATGGCATCCTCTTTGCCGTCAGCATGTTTAAGTGTCAGCTTAGAACCCTCTATTTTTGTATCTCTCCCTTTACGGACTGAAAATTTTTTGACACCGGTGAGAGCGCCTTAGCCGGGTCTGTCCACACTTTGTTGCTAACCCCCCAGCCCATAAGATCAGTGCCCCAAAAGACCCCCAACGATACAACGAAAATGAAAATACCAAGAAACAACGCCAGCCAGTCCTCACTTATCCCTGCATTGCTCTTTTCCATGACTTAGTGTCCTCCATATAAGTTTTGATTGTGACAATCGTAACACACAGACTGCCAAACGCCAACACTCTTGCAAACTTAGTCACTGAAAACGCCTATCCTCCTTAAAATACGACATTTGTTCTGTATAAACAGTAACTTTTCTTTGCTGCCTGCCTAAAATATTTGTCGTGACCATAAAAATAATATGCACCTTGTGAAGACGCCTACAGTATAAAAAGTGAAGTTAGAAAAGTCAAGTGTGCGAATATGAAAGGTGCAAAAAAAATTTTAAACCTTTTTAAACTCTCCGGTGTCTAATGCTTAGATGATAAAGTTAGCAGCTATCAGACACAATGTCCCCTGTCAGGGGTCAAATCAACAAATGGAGGTAATATGAAAAGGAAAGTAATCAGTATTTTGGTAATGCTGTATTTTGTGGTTTTTGCGATGGCCGGCAGTGCCTTAGCTCATAATGACGACGAGGGTAAGAGCAGCGATAAGAAATCAGACCACAAAGAAATGTGGAAAAAGCATAAAGCCATGATGCAGGAAAAGATGATTAAGGCGCTTGGCCTGGATAAAGAAACCTCTGGAAAGCTTATAACAATTTTTGACAACTACGGCAAAAAAAGGCATGAGCTTAGACACTCCTTTAAGAGTAACATTAAAGAGCTAAAAGAGGCCGTAAACAAGAAAGATGAAGCCGCGATGAAGGATATTTTAGGGAAAATGGATGAGGCTCATAAAGAACTAAAAAATCTGATGGAATCTGAAAAGGGTGAGATTAATGGTCTTTTGACAGTTCAACAGCAGGCCAAATATGCACTCTTTAAGGCGGATTTCCGCAAAAAGATGATGGGAAAACACATGAAGAAGGACAAATCCTAATGAACTTGTGTTTCTTCTTTTAGCAAGGCTAAATCAACCCAGAACACAAGCAGTTAACGAATAGTTACGGGGAATTTTCCCCTTTGTACCGTTGTCATTTGCAAGCACTATACGCAGCCTCTTCAGAATCAAAGATTTTGACGAGGCTGTTGTAGAGTCCTGCCATTTTAAATATCCTGTTGACGTCTTCGTTTGAGGAAACAAAGAATATTTTTTTACTATTTGCGGCAAGTTTCTTTAAAACTATTACAATATTTCTCAAACCAGCACTGCTTAGATG
Coding sequences:
- a CDS encoding STAS domain-containing protein — translated: MKFDTKKDKEGGLVFDFKKHNEALVITVSGSMDSQNAPEFAKIIDEKLNAGESVFIVNLNSLTHLSSAGLRNIVIVLKKLAANSKKIFFVSSNEDVNRIFKMAGLYNSLVKIFDSEEAAYSACK